One window of Bacteroides sp. AN502(2024) genomic DNA carries:
- a CDS encoding SusC/RagA family TonB-linked outer membrane protein, whose protein sequence is MNKAIKLVMIGLLVSANMLAQATDSIQQYGRSITVDWKESTTAGGMVTAGQLSHKTSINPSNSLFGSVSGLYVLQNAGSSWADGATMYIRGLGTTNSKSPLILIDGFVRSISDLTVQEIESVSVLKDAAALALYGIRGANGVVYVTTKRGKVGKPVINFNYEFNMGTPVRLPEMVDGYTYAQALNEGLKNDQLTPRYIQRELDAFRDRTYPDFYPDVDWWGEALRNHSLGHNTNFSIQGGGDKVQYYAQLNYLNDQGILRPTNDNEDYSTQFKFSKLNIRTNLDIQATKTTKVQLSMLGNFSEHNRPGAQIDDIFTALYQVPSGAFPVKTKNDVWGGSTIYSNNPIALISGKGYARSQNRALHADMNIQQDLSALASGLFVSVRVGLDSDASYWDSNTRDFAYESLVKGWDGEEDQYKKLRNESSLNFSSSTGEIVRRFNFNAQLNYDRNWGVHRLNTVLLYAMDRMDRDGQNASRAYMDVVGQAHYSYKNRYLLDFALSGSASSVLEPNHRWGMFPSIGLGWILSEESWMKGKSVDFLKLRASYGIAGRADFGINLYKYYMGSGNSYYFKDTPASQSGMTEKQIAVDGLTYEKSHKLNVGLDFMAWKKFSLTIDGYYDHRTDILVDGGNAISSVFGMTVPKRNDGIVNSYGVELMAGWNDRIGEFSYQIGGQFSFNRSKIINMNEEYRPYDYLERTGHRVGQLFGYEVEGIYKNQEEIDQREVKQYLSEVHSGDLKLKDQNGDKRIDQYDQVAMGYNAICPEIYYGFNLGAEYKRLGILAQFQGVANYSQVLNTRSVYRPLINNNTISRYYWENRWSENNPNGTLPRLTTLGSANNYNNNSLWVADASFLKLRTLEVYYRLPDKWLRKQNVVKSVKFYVRGHDLLCLDGIDIADPEALGATHPAMKQYTFGFNLQF, encoded by the coding sequence ATGAATAAAGCTATAAAATTAGTAATGATAGGTTTGCTGGTGTCGGCAAATATGCTGGCACAAGCAACAGACAGCATACAGCAGTATGGCCGGAGTATTACGGTTGACTGGAAAGAATCCACTACTGCAGGAGGAATGGTGACAGCAGGGCAATTATCTCATAAAACGAGCATTAATCCTTCTAATTCATTGTTTGGTTCTGTGTCGGGACTATATGTGTTGCAGAATGCCGGAAGTTCCTGGGCAGATGGTGCTACTATGTATATACGTGGTTTGGGGACCACCAATAGTAAAAGTCCGTTGATATTGATTGATGGCTTTGTGCGTTCCATATCAGACTTGACTGTACAGGAAATAGAATCAGTGTCTGTTTTGAAAGACGCCGCTGCTTTAGCACTGTATGGGATACGAGGAGCTAACGGGGTGGTTTATGTTACCACGAAACGTGGAAAGGTTGGCAAACCGGTCATTAATTTCAATTATGAGTTTAATATGGGGACTCCTGTCCGTTTGCCGGAGATGGTAGATGGATATACTTATGCTCAAGCTTTGAATGAAGGTCTGAAAAACGATCAACTCACTCCCCGTTACATCCAGCGTGAACTGGACGCGTTTAGAGATCGCACTTATCCGGATTTTTATCCGGACGTAGATTGGTGGGGAGAGGCTTTGCGGAATCATAGTTTGGGTCATAATACGAACTTCTCTATTCAAGGAGGCGGTGACAAAGTGCAATATTATGCACAGTTGAATTATTTGAATGATCAGGGAATTCTGAGGCCGACCAATGATAATGAAGATTACTCCACGCAGTTTAAATTCTCAAAGTTGAATATACGGACTAATCTTGATATACAGGCTACTAAGACAACGAAGGTACAGCTAAGTATGTTAGGTAACTTTTCGGAACACAATCGTCCCGGTGCACAGATAGATGATATTTTCACAGCTTTGTATCAGGTCCCTTCAGGAGCGTTTCCTGTTAAAACAAAGAACGATGTATGGGGAGGTTCTACTATTTATTCCAACAATCCAATTGCTCTTATTTCGGGTAAGGGATATGCGCGTTCACAAAATCGTGCTTTGCATGCCGATATGAATATTCAGCAGGATTTGAGTGCTCTTGCTTCCGGACTATTTGTTTCTGTTCGGGTGGGACTTGACAGCGATGCCAGTTACTGGGATTCCAATACTCGTGATTTTGCTTACGAATCTTTAGTGAAAGGATGGGATGGAGAAGAAGACCAATATAAAAAATTGCGTAATGAATCTTCCTTGAATTTTAGTAGCAGTACGGGAGAAATTGTTCGCCGCTTTAACTTTAATGCCCAATTGAATTATGATAGAAATTGGGGAGTACATCGGCTGAATACTGTTTTACTTTATGCCATGGATCGTATGGACCGTGATGGACAGAATGCATCTCGGGCCTATATGGATGTGGTTGGGCAGGCACATTATAGTTATAAGAACCGTTATTTGCTTGATTTTGCTTTATCCGGTTCGGCGTCCAGTGTTTTAGAACCGAATCACCGTTGGGGGATGTTTCCGTCAATAGGACTTGGTTGGATTCTTTCGGAAGAAAGTTGGATGAAAGGAAAATCGGTTGATTTCTTAAAATTAAGAGCGTCTTATGGTATAGCCGGAAGGGCGGATTTTGGTATAAATCTGTATAAGTATTATATGGGAAGTGGTAACAGTTATTATTTCAAAGATACTCCGGCCAGCCAAAGTGGCATGACTGAGAAGCAGATTGCTGTGGACGGACTTACTTATGAAAAGTCGCATAAGTTGAATGTTGGCTTGGATTTCATGGCGTGGAAAAAGTTTTCATTAACTATTGATGGATATTATGATCATCGGACAGATATTCTGGTTGATGGTGGTAATGCGATTTCTTCTGTATTCGGAATGACTGTTCCCAAGCGTAATGATGGTATTGTCAATAGTTATGGAGTGGAATTAATGGCAGGGTGGAATGACCGGATAGGTGAGTTCAGTTATCAGATAGGCGGACAATTCTCGTTCAATCGGAGTAAAATTATCAATATGAATGAGGAATACCGTCCGTATGATTATCTGGAACGTACAGGGCATCGTGTCGGTCAACTATTTGGTTATGAAGTAGAGGGAATCTATAAGAATCAGGAAGAAATAGATCAACGTGAGGTAAAACAGTATTTATCAGAGGTACACTCCGGTGATTTAAAACTCAAAGATCAGAATGGCGATAAACGGATTGATCAATATGATCAAGTTGCTATGGGATATAATGCTATATGTCCGGAGATTTATTATGGCTTTAATTTAGGTGCTGAATACAAAAGGTTGGGAATTTTGGCGCAATTTCAGGGAGTGGCCAATTATAGCCAGGTGTTAAATACACGGAGTGTATATCGCCCGTTGATTAATAACAATACAATTTCCAGGTATTATTGGGAAAATCGTTGGAGTGAAAATAATCCGAACGGAACCTTACCCAGACTAACCACATTGGGATCAGCCAATAATTATAATAATAACTCATTATGGGTGGCAGATGCTTCATTTTTGAAGTTACGGACATTAGAAGTTTATTATCGATTACCCGATAAATGGTTACGTAAGCAGAACGTTGTAAAATCCGTGAAGTTTTATGTTCGCGGACACGATCTGTTATGTTTGGACGGTATTGATATTGCTGATCCGGAGGCATTGGGAGCTACTCATCCTGCGATGAAACAATATACATTTGGTTTTAATTTACAATTCTAA
- a CDS encoding RagB/SusD family nutrient uptake outer membrane protein, whose product MKKIRTKNIILLLSLLMMTGCDFMDCDESDNFTKQEVLDSYTRVKQLVTNVYGFLKADFCSIDGAMLDAATDDAVHIYNSSNIQRFVDGTWSANNLVDNVWAHYYEGIRAANFYLKETAGLTFDEWKYSDDYEDIMKEFTNYQYEVRFLRAYFYFELIKRYRNIPFVLNVLSQDEANGVNSESYEKIAKFIVDECSELTHILPVDYNNFSAKEKGRVTRAAAMALKSRVTLYMASPLFSENSEDKWKLAAEAAYDIIKQKDDLGLDLVPYPQIFNDENNKKAEVILYRPTGESGSFEKANYPIGVEGGKTSTCPTQNLMEAYDMKDGTPFVWDDHQANPYDNRDPRMKYTIVCNGMKWPVDPVEIWEGGANGLPLQNATTTGYYLKKYVNNTISFEAGSTVTKKQHNWVLFRYGEILLNYAEAMINAFHNPNYKDAVYNMSAREAVNLVRGRTNIALPGLPSDITEQDFVKRLKNERRVELAFEGHRFWDVRRWKELKETANIYGVKITKNNETINYEKFLLETRVVTDNMYFYPIPNTERFKNMNLGQNPGW is encoded by the coding sequence ATGAAAAAAATAAGGACTAAAAATATAATACTGCTTCTATCTTTATTGATGATGACAGGGTGTGATTTTATGGATTGCGACGAGTCTGATAACTTTACCAAACAAGAGGTGCTTGATAGCTATACTCGTGTGAAGCAATTGGTAACCAATGTATATGGCTTCTTAAAGGCAGACTTTTGTTCCATAGACGGAGCTATGCTGGATGCAGCTACGGATGATGCTGTTCATATTTACAACTCTTCTAATATCCAACGGTTTGTGGACGGTACATGGTCTGCCAATAATTTGGTGGATAATGTGTGGGCACATTATTACGAAGGAATTCGTGCTGCCAATTTCTATTTGAAAGAGACTGCCGGACTGACATTTGATGAATGGAAATATTCGGATGATTATGAGGATATAATGAAAGAGTTTACTAATTATCAATATGAAGTTCGTTTTCTTAGAGCTTATTTCTATTTTGAATTAATCAAACGTTATCGTAATATTCCTTTTGTCCTAAATGTTTTGTCGCAAGATGAAGCGAACGGAGTAAATTCTGAATCCTATGAAAAGATTGCTAAATTTATTGTGGATGAGTGTTCGGAACTTACTCATATCTTACCTGTAGATTATAATAATTTCAGTGCGAAAGAAAAAGGACGTGTTACGAGAGCAGCCGCTATGGCATTAAAGTCACGTGTTACTTTGTATATGGCTAGTCCCTTGTTTTCGGAGAATAGTGAGGACAAATGGAAGCTGGCTGCAGAAGCTGCTTATGATATTATAAAACAGAAAGATGATTTAGGCTTAGATTTAGTTCCTTATCCTCAGATATTTAATGATGAAAATAATAAAAAAGCAGAGGTTATATTGTATCGTCCGACAGGAGAGAGTGGGAGCTTTGAAAAAGCTAATTATCCTATTGGGGTCGAGGGTGGAAAGACATCTACTTGTCCGACACAAAACTTGATGGAAGCATATGATATGAAAGACGGTACTCCTTTTGTATGGGATGACCATCAGGCAAATCCGTATGATAATCGTGATCCTCGTATGAAATATACGATTGTTTGCAATGGAATGAAATGGCCTGTAGATCCTGTGGAAATATGGGAAGGAGGAGCAAACGGACTGCCACTGCAGAATGCCACCACGACAGGATATTATTTGAAAAAGTATGTAAATAATACGATTAGTTTCGAAGCTGGTAGCACTGTTACGAAAAAACAGCATAATTGGGTGTTATTCCGTTATGGTGAGATTTTGCTTAATTATGCAGAAGCTATGATTAATGCCTTTCATAACCCCAATTATAAAGATGCAGTTTATAATATGAGTGCACGTGAAGCGGTGAATCTGGTTCGTGGTCGTACGAATATTGCGTTGCCCGGACTTCCGTCGGATATTACAGAACAGGATTTCGTGAAACGCCTGAAGAATGAGCGTCGTGTTGAATTGGCTTTTGAAGGTCATCGTTTTTGGGATGTCCGTCGTTGGAAGGAACTGAAAGAGACGGCTAATATATATGGGGTAAAAATAACGAAGAATAATGAGACTATCAATTATGAGAAATTCCTGCTCGAAACTCGTGTGGTAACAGATAATATGTATTTTTATCCTATACCAAATACTGAACGTTTTAAAAATATGAATCTGGGACAGAATCCCGGGTGGTAA
- a CDS encoding RagB/SusD family nutrient uptake outer membrane protein, whose translation MKKIRKYIHLLLLAFVFFTSCEDFALGEKFLQKPPSGDVTIDTIFSTAEYARRVLWYAYSKLPYGFSTGYNNSTSMRVGSIESLTDLAQSYVGYAGADKLYYSGLYNAGSEDASGGEAHATKYNMYARDPWKGIRHAWVFINNVDRVPDMTAEEKARLKAEAKITIAVQYSEMLRHYGALPIVDHAIMPEEIGLPERATLQQTVDFIIRLLDEAIACKELPWALPEDDLSNESGRMTGAAAMGLKLRVLLFVASPLFNSDKPYFPGEASDKFMTWFGGYSEQRWKDAAKAGEDFFKSLKQQGFYELVHKETATKNTVRQAFQDAYYTRGTTESLISVRRHFRTNNISTLLQSLRWGAWCPTKECFDLFPMANGDDFDWDNPVHRQNPFINRDPRLCETILLDGDDFQGRKAKVYKEDPHDKVNYPKGADWNKNNLDSKSLSTGIAGRKFALDRKGEYNNRVIHWPYLRLAEVYLAYAEALNECGRTTEAYQYINAVRERVGLPGLVLKGEQDEKTEFREAVLRERACEFVWEENRFFDLIRWKRETDFTKHLHGINVYRHKTTGKYKFDFPQLPERAWQKPGGFSAKWYLSAFPDKEVNKEYGLVQNPGW comes from the coding sequence ATGAAAAAGATAAGAAAATACATTCATCTGTTGCTGCTTGCTTTTGTCTTTTTTACATCATGTGAGGATTTTGCTTTAGGGGAGAAGTTTCTTCAAAAGCCTCCTAGCGGGGATGTAACGATTGATACTATTTTCTCGACGGCAGAGTATGCTCGGAGAGTATTATGGTATGCCTATTCAAAATTGCCTTATGGCTTTAGTACTGGCTATAATAATTCGACTTCGATGCGTGTGGGCTCAATAGAATCATTAACGGATTTGGCACAATCATACGTTGGTTATGCAGGAGCGGACAAGTTGTATTATTCAGGGCTTTATAACGCCGGCAGTGAAGACGCGTCAGGTGGAGAGGCTCATGCGACTAAATATAATATGTATGCACGTGATCCATGGAAAGGAATTCGTCATGCATGGGTCTTTATTAATAATGTAGACCGGGTACCGGATATGACGGCAGAAGAAAAGGCGCGCTTGAAGGCAGAGGCTAAAATTACCATTGCTGTGCAGTATTCGGAAATGTTACGCCATTATGGAGCATTGCCTATTGTTGACCATGCTATTATGCCGGAAGAAATAGGGTTGCCGGAGCGTGCAACTTTGCAACAGACCGTGGATTTCATTATCCGGTTGTTGGATGAGGCTATTGCGTGCAAAGAATTGCCTTGGGCTTTGCCGGAAGATGATTTGAGTAATGAGAGTGGACGTATGACAGGAGCGGCTGCCATGGGATTAAAGTTAAGAGTACTGTTATTCGTTGCCAGTCCGTTGTTTAATTCTGATAAGCCCTATTTTCCTGGGGAAGCTTCTGATAAATTCATGACTTGGTTCGGTGGTTATAGTGAGCAACGTTGGAAAGATGCGGCAAAAGCGGGAGAAGATTTCTTTAAATCTTTGAAACAACAAGGTTTTTATGAATTGGTACACAAAGAAACGGCAACTAAAAATACGGTTCGGCAGGCATTTCAGGATGCATATTATACAAGAGGTACTACAGAGAGTCTGATTTCCGTGCGTAGGCATTTCAGAACAAATAATATTAGTACATTGCTACAAAGTCTTCGTTGGGGTGCATGGTGTCCGACAAAAGAATGTTTTGACCTGTTCCCAATGGCAAATGGTGATGATTTTGATTGGGATAATCCTGTTCACAGGCAAAATCCTTTCATTAATCGTGATCCTCGTTTGTGTGAAACAATCTTGTTGGATGGTGATGATTTTCAAGGTAGAAAGGCTAAAGTGTATAAAGAAGATCCTCATGATAAAGTCAATTATCCTAAAGGAGCGGATTGGAATAAGAACAATTTGGATAGCAAAAGTTTGTCAACAGGGATTGCCGGTCGTAAATTTGCTCTTGACCGGAAAGGGGAGTATAATAACCGTGTAATTCATTGGCCTTATTTACGTTTGGCCGAAGTATATCTTGCTTATGCAGAGGCTTTGAATGAATGTGGTCGTACCACTGAAGCATATCAGTATATCAATGCTGTTAGGGAACGCGTTGGTTTGCCGGGGTTGGTATTGAAAGGAGAGCAGGATGAAAAAACGGAATTTCGTGAGGCAGTGCTTCGGGAACGTGCTTGTGAATTTGTATGGGAAGAAAACCGCTTCTTTGATTTAATACGTTGGAAACGTGAAACAGATTTTACAAAACATTTGCATGGAATCAATGTGTATCGTCATAAAACTACCGGAAAATATAAATTTGATTTTCCGCAGTTGCCGGAAAGAGCATGGCAAAAGCCTGGAGGATTTTCTGCCAAATGGTATCTGAGTGCATTTCCGGATAAGGAAGTGAATAAGGAATATGGATTAGTGCAAAATCCGGGGTGGTGA
- a CDS encoding lysophospholipid acyltransferase family protein, with protein sequence MGTKLIYWLVYSGMWLFSALPFRVLYMFSDLNYLLMYHIGKYRRKVVRGNLLRSFPEKTDAERLQIERKFYRYLSDYMLEDLKLLHMSAEELCVRMTYKNTEQYLELTEKYGGIIVMIPHYANYEWLIGMGAIMKPGDVPVQVYKPLRDQYLDKLFKRIRSRFGGYNIPKHSTAREVIKLKRDGKKMVVGLITDQWPSGFDRYWTTFLGQETAFLNGAERIAKMMNFPIFYCELSKRRRGYCEAEFKLMTETPKETKEGEITEMFAHRLELTIRREPAYWLWSHKRWKLTREEAEQQEELNKKKGQQ encoded by the coding sequence ATGGGAACAAAACTTATTTACTGGTTGGTATATAGTGGGATGTGGCTGTTTTCGGCACTTCCGTTCCGGGTTTTGTATATGTTCTCGGATTTGAATTATCTGCTGATGTATCATATTGGAAAATATCGTCGGAAAGTAGTTCGGGGAAACCTGTTGAGATCATTCCCGGAAAAAACTGATGCCGAGAGATTGCAGATAGAACGCAAATTCTATCGCTATCTGTCGGATTATATGCTTGAAGATTTGAAATTGTTGCATATGTCTGCCGAAGAGCTTTGTGTGAGAATGACTTATAAGAATACGGAACAATATCTGGAACTGACTGAAAAGTACGGAGGCATTATTGTGATGATTCCTCATTATGCCAATTATGAATGGTTGATTGGCATGGGTGCAATCATGAAACCCGGAGATGTTCCTGTGCAGGTTTATAAACCGTTGAGAGATCAATATCTGGATAAACTTTTTAAGCGTATCCGATCTCGTTTCGGAGGATATAATATTCCCAAACATTCTACTGCACGCGAAGTTATTAAGTTGAAGCGTGATGGGAAAAAAATGGTAGTCGGTCTGATTACCGACCAATGGCCCAGCGGATTTGATAGATATTGGACTACTTTTTTAGGGCAGGAGACTGCTTTTCTGAATGGTGCCGAGCGTATTGCTAAAATGATGAATTTCCCTATTTTCTATTGCGAACTGAGTAAGAGACGCAGAGGATATTGTGAAGCGGAATTCAAACTAATGACGGAGACGCCGAAAGAAACCAAGGAAGGAGAAATCACTGAAATGTTTGCTCACCGATTGGAGCTGACGATTCGTAGGGAACCGGCATATTGGTTGTGGTCTCATAAACGCTGGAAATTAACCAGAGAGGAAGCTGAACAACAGGAAGAATTGAACAAGAAGAAAGGACAGCAATGA
- a CDS encoding long-chain fatty acid--CoA ligase, which produces MIKENFIKLYENSFRENWDLPCYTDYGENTQYTYGEVAEKIARLHLLFKHCSLRRGDKISVIGKNNAHWCIAYMATITYGAIIVPILQDFTPNDVHHIVNHSESVFLFTSDSIWDNLEEEKLAGLRGVFSLTDFRCLYQRDGETIQKFLKNTDKEMHSLYPKGFTREDIQYTTLSNDKVMLLNYTSGTTGFSKGVMLTGNNLAGNVTFGIRTELLKKGDKVLSFLPLAHAYGCAFDFLTATAVGTHVTLLGKTPSPKIIMKAFEEVKPNLIITVPLVIEKIYKNIIQPLINKKGMKWALNIPLLDTQIYNQIRKRLMDALGGRFKEIIIGGAAMDKEVEEFFHKIKFPFTIGYGMTECGPLISYAPWDEFIAGSSGKVLDIMEARIYKENPEAETGEIQVRGENVMVGYYKNPKATQEVFTQDGWLRTGDLGSMDNNGNIFIRGRLKTMILSSNGQNIFPEELETKLNNLPFILESLVIERNKKLVALVYADYEALDSLGLNNPDSLKTIMDENLKNLNSNVAAYEKISRIQLYPTEFEKTPKRSIKRYLYNSIAVD; this is translated from the coding sequence ATGATTAAAGAGAATTTCATTAAACTATACGAAAATAGTTTTCGTGAAAATTGGGATCTACCTTGTTATACAGATTATGGAGAAAATACCCAATATACTTATGGGGAAGTAGCTGAAAAAATCGCCCGTTTACATCTGTTATTCAAACATTGTAGTCTTCGCAGAGGGGATAAGATTTCAGTTATCGGCAAAAACAACGCTCATTGGTGCATCGCCTATATGGCAACCATCACGTACGGAGCAATTATTGTCCCTATCCTCCAAGATTTCACGCCTAACGATGTTCATCATATCGTTAATCATTCTGAATCCGTATTTTTGTTCACCAGTGACAGCATTTGGGACAATCTGGAAGAGGAAAAACTAGCAGGATTACGGGGAGTATTCTCACTGACTGATTTCCGGTGTCTTTATCAGCGTGACGGAGAAACCATACAGAAGTTTCTGAAAAATACCGATAAAGAAATGCATTCTTTGTATCCGAAAGGATTTACTCGTGAAGATATTCAATACACCACTTTATCTAATGACAAGGTGATGCTATTAAACTACACTTCCGGGACCACCGGTTTTAGCAAAGGAGTGATGCTGACGGGAAACAACCTTGCCGGCAATGTCACTTTCGGAATCCGTACCGAACTTCTTAAAAAAGGAGACAAAGTGCTTTCTTTCCTCCCACTTGCTCATGCATATGGCTGTGCATTCGACTTTCTGACAGCAACCGCTGTCGGCACTCATGTCACTTTGCTTGGAAAAACTCCTTCTCCTAAAATCATAATGAAGGCTTTTGAGGAAGTGAAACCCAACCTTATTATTACTGTCCCGCTAGTAATCGAAAAGATATATAAGAATATCATCCAGCCGCTCATTAATAAAAAAGGAATGAAGTGGGCACTCAATATTCCTCTGCTCGATACCCAGATATACAACCAGATACGCAAAAGACTAATGGATGCATTGGGAGGCCGGTTTAAGGAAATCATTATCGGCGGGGCTGCTATGGACAAAGAAGTAGAAGAATTCTTCCATAAAATTAAATTCCCTTTTACTATCGGTTACGGCATGACGGAATGCGGACCACTGATCAGCTATGCTCCTTGGGATGAATTCATAGCAGGCTCTTCCGGAAAAGTTCTGGATATAATGGAAGCACGTATCTATAAAGAAAATCCGGAAGCAGAAACCGGAGAGATTCAGGTTCGGGGAGAGAACGTGATGGTGGGATATTACAAAAACCCAAAAGCAACACAGGAGGTGTTCACTCAGGACGGTTGGTTACGTACCGGTGACCTCGGCAGCATGGACAACAACGGGAATATTTTTATCCGGGGACGACTCAAGACCATGATCTTAAGTTCAAACGGGCAGAATATTTTCCCTGAAGAGTTGGAAACAAAACTGAACAACCTGCCTTTCATTCTTGAAAGTCTCGTTATCGAGCGCAACAAAAAATTAGTAGCACTCGTTTATGCCGATTATGAAGCATTGGATTCTCTCGGGTTAAACAACCCCGATAGCCTGAAAACAATCATGGATGAGAATCTTAAGAACCTGAACAGCAATGTAGCCGCTTATGAAAAAATCAGTAGAATCCAGCTTTACCCAACAGAATTTGAAAAAACTCCTAAAAGAAGCATAAAAAGATACTTATATAACAGTATTGCTGTCGATTAG
- the mtaB gene encoding tRNA (N(6)-L-threonylcarbamoyladenosine(37)-C(2))-methylthiotransferase MtaB, producing the protein MIDTTVFQNKTAVYYTLGCKLNFSETSTIGKILREAGVRTVRKGEKADICVINTCSVTEMADKKCRQAIHRLVKQHPDAFVVVTGCYAQLKPGDVAKIDGVDIVLGAEQKGELLQYLGDLQKHEKGEAITTATKDIRSFSPSCSRGDRTRFFLKVQDGCDYFCSYCTIPFARGRSRNGTIDSMVKQARQAAAEGGKEIVLTGVNIGDFGKTTGESFFDLVKALDQVDGIERYRISSIEPNLLTDEIIEFVAHSRSFMPHFHIPLQSGCDEVLELMRRRYDTALFASKVKKIKEVMPDAFIGVDVIVGTRGETPGYFEQTYQFLEGLDVTQLHVFSYSERPGTQALKIEYVVSQEEKHQRSQRLLTLSDQKTQTFYARHIGQIMPVLMEKPKTGAPMHGFTENYIRIEVESNDSLDNRVVNVCLGDFNEEMTALRGTILI; encoded by the coding sequence ATGATAGATACTACTGTATTTCAAAATAAGACAGCCGTTTATTATACTTTAGGCTGCAAATTAAATTTTTCAGAGACTTCAACTATCGGTAAAATTCTGCGTGAAGCAGGAGTTCGGACTGTGCGCAAAGGAGAGAAAGCGGATATCTGTGTGATAAATACCTGTTCGGTAACGGAGATGGCAGATAAGAAATGTCGGCAGGCTATTCATCGCCTGGTAAAACAGCATCCTGACGCTTTTGTGGTAGTGACCGGATGTTATGCGCAATTGAAGCCTGGTGACGTAGCAAAGATAGATGGAGTAGATATAGTGCTGGGAGCGGAACAGAAGGGAGAACTGCTTCAATATCTGGGCGACCTCCAAAAGCATGAAAAAGGAGAAGCCATCACTACTGCAACCAAAGATATCCGTTCATTCTCTCCTTCGTGTTCAAGGGGAGACCGTACCCGTTTCTTTTTGAAGGTACAGGATGGATGTGATTATTTTTGTTCTTATTGCACGATTCCTTTTGCCCGGGGACGAAGTCGTAACGGGACCATTGATTCCATGGTTAAGCAGGCCCGTCAGGCGGCGGCTGAAGGAGGAAAGGAAATTGTTTTGACCGGAGTGAATATCGGAGATTTTGGTAAAACAACTGGAGAGAGTTTCTTTGATCTGGTAAAAGCGTTGGATCAGGTAGATGGAATCGAACGCTATCGTATATCTTCTATAGAACCTAATTTGTTGACTGATGAGATCATTGAATTTGTAGCTCACTCCCGTAGTTTTATGCCCCATTTCCATATTCCTTTGCAGTCTGGTTGTGATGAGGTTTTAGAGTTAATGCGTCGTCGTTATGATACGGCTCTTTTTGCTTCGAAAGTAAAGAAGATAAAAGAGGTGATGCCAGATGCTTTTATCGGTGTGGATGTAATTGTGGGGACTCGTGGTGAAACGCCCGGATATTTTGAACAAACTTATCAGTTTCTTGAGGGGCTGGATGTGACACAGTTGCATGTGTTTAGTTATTCCGAACGTCCTGGAACGCAAGCCTTAAAAATTGAATATGTGGTTTCTCAGGAAGAGAAACATCAGCGTAGTCAACGTTTATTGACACTGTCGGATCAAAAAACGCAGACCTTTTATGCCCGTCATATTGGGCAGATAATGCCGGTTCTGATGGAAAAACCGAAGACGGGTGCTCCGATGCATGGATTTACGGAGAACTATATACGTATAGAGGTGGAAAGCAATGATTCATTGGATAATAGGGTGGTCAATGTATGTTTGGGAGATTTTAATGAAGAGATGACAGCACTTAGAGGTACAATTCTGATATAA